The Thermoanaerobacterales bacterium genome includes the window TCAATTCTCCGGGTTACCTGCTGGGGAGCCCTGACAACGTGAAAGTAATAGTCGGCGAAGTTGTTCTCCCGGTAGAACAACTCCTTGGACCGGCTGAGGTTGAAGTAGGCCGTGGTCATGGAAATGTAAACCGAGAGGCCCAGCGCGACCACGGCGACGATGGCCGCAAACTGTCCTTTGGTCTGCAGAACGGTGCGCCCGAGCCTTTTAATAAGTACCGTCCTCAAGGCCGTCACCACTCAATGCTTTCCGGCGGAGCCGGCTTCTCGTTGACGGTGATCTCCACGACCCGGCCGCTGCTCATGCGGGCGATGCGGTGGGCCATCGCCGCGATGGCCGTGTTGTGGGTGACGATGACCACCGTGCTCCCCCGCTCCCGGTTGATCCGCTGCAGCAGGCCCAGGATCAGCCTGCCGGTCGAACGGTCAAGGGCGCCCGTGGGCTCGTCGCACAGCAGCAGGCGCGGGTTCTTGACGGCCGCGCGGGCGATCGAGACCCGCTGCTGCTCGCCGCCGCTGAGCTGGGAGGGGAAGTGGTCCAGCCTGTCCCCCAGCCCGACTTCGCGGAGGACCTCGACGGCGGAGAGCGGGGCCTCTACGAGGTTGGCCGCCAGTTCCACGTTCTCCCTGGCCGTGAGGTCGGGGATGAGGTTGTAGAACTGGAAGACGAAGCCCAGCTCGCGGCGCCGGTAGAGGGTCAACCCGGCGTCTGAGGCTTCGGAGAGGTTTTTCCCCAGGAAGCGGATCGACCCGCCGGTGGGACGGTCCATTCCGCCCATCAGGTTGAGCAGGGTGCTCTTGCCGGATCCGCTGGGTCCCAGGATGACGAGGACTTCACCCCGGTAGACGGAGAGGGATGTCTCCAGGAGGGCGTCGACCGTGACCTCGCCCATCGTGTAGCTCTTGGTGACCCTGTCCAGTTGCATCAACACGTTGTCCTGCGTCTCGGGCACCTTCTACCGCCCCCGGTCGGGATCAATCTCGCCCTTTTCCCAGCGCGCGTACCGCTCCGTCAAGTCGGCCAGGTACCAGTTCAGGAAGTCGAAGTAGTCCTTGATGCCTCTCAGATGAGGTGCGCGAAAACCCGGCGGCAAAGATTATTAGAAACGCTTTACTTTTCTGCAGAAAAGGTTATAATAGGTTTGGCTCAAGTAAAACGGTTCAACGGTCTGGTTCAATATCCTTCTCAACTGCTCAGGGGGTCGGGTGGTTTAAAGGTAAGTGAATCTCCCGTACCATTTTCTGAGCGATTAAGAAATGAGGAGGATTTTTTCATGTTCGAAAACAAGATCCTGACCTGTCGCGACTGCGGTGCTGAGTTCGTGTTTACTGCTTCTGAGCAGGAGTTCTATGCTGAGAAAGGGTTCAGCAACGAGCCCGGCCGTTGTCCGGATTGTAGAGCCGCCCGTAAACAGCAGAGAAACAGTTTCGGCGGCGGCTATGACCGTGGCTCGCGGGAGATGTTCAAGGCGATTTGCGCCGAATGCGGTGCGGAGACCGAGGTGCCGTTCCGTCCGTCTGGTGATCGCCCCGTCTATTGCCGCGACTGCTTCAGGCAAAGAAACGGTCGTTAATACAACCCAGGTCAAGAAAAGCTCCTCTACCATCAGAGTGGGGGAGCTTTTTTATTACGGTTGGACGGTATGGTTGCGCCGCCTGTTCGGAGGAAGTTAGGCGGCCGGTTATTGTGTAGAGAATCCCCTTATTGGCGGATTCTGCTATAATTAATACGCCCCGGATGGCCGCTCGGCAAAACGATCTGTCTGGAACGGGTGACCGGGATGTCGATTTTGACCAATATACATCATCTCCGCCCCGAAGAGGTTTACATAAGCCTGAGATCTTCCCCCGAAGGTTTGTCGGCGGACCTTGTGCGCGAAAGGTTGGCGGTCCGCGGGAGAGATCCTTACATTCAGAGCCACTTCGCATTCTGGGCAAAGAAAGTCGTCAAGCAGTTTTCGCATTTTCTGGCCATTGTCCTGTGGGGAGCCGCCGTCCTGTGCTTTGGGCTTGAACGCTTTCAGCCCGGGGAAGGGATGTTGAACCTGGGCTGGGCGATCGTCCTGATCGTCTCCGTCAACGGGGCGTTCAGCTTTGTCCAGGAGTTCCGGGCGGAAAAGGCGGCCCGGGCTTTGAAAAAGATACTTCCCTTAAAAGCCAGGGTTGTACGGTCGGGCACGGTGGCGGAGGTGCCGGTTGACGACCTGGTCGAGGGGGATGTGGTGCTTCTCCGGGAGGGGGACAGGGTGCCGGCCGATATCAGGCTGGTGGAAACGGACGACCTCAAGGTGAACAACGCGGTCCTCACCGGGGAGTCCGACGTCCTTCTCCGCACCGCGGACGCCTCACCGGCCGAATCGATCTTTGACGCGGATAACATCGTTTTCTCCGGTACCCTGATCCTGTCCGGCAGGGGGACAGGGGTGGTTTTCGCGGCGGGGAGCCGGAGCCGGTTCGGCCGGGTGGCGCGCCTGACGACGGAGATAACCAAGGGTTCAACTCCGCTGGAGAAGGAAATCGCCAGGGCCTCCAGGACGACGACCCTGATCGCCGCCTGCCTTGCCGCCGTGTTTTTTGCCCTGGGCGTGGCTGTAAAGAGGCCGTTTCTTGACAACGTCCTGTTTGCCATAGGCATCCTGGTGGCGCTCATACCGGAGGGCCTCCTGCCGACCGTGACCCTGACCCTGGCCGCCGGCAGCCAGCGCATGGCCAGACGCCATGCCCTTGTCAAGGAACTCAGCTCCATCGAGACCCTCGGCTGCACCACGGTCATCTGCGTGGATAAGACCGGAACAATCACGCAGAATGAGATGACCGTCAAAGAGGTATGGGTTCCTGACAACAGCGAGGACGCCCGGCAGCGGGCCTACCTCGTGATGGGCCTGGCCAACACCGTGTCGCCCTTGTGGTCCGAAGGGGGCGAGATGCCCGGCGACCCCATGGAAGTGGCGCTGTTACGGGCCTCCTCCGATTACCTGAAGGGATCGGGAGACAGTCCGAAGACACATCTGGTTGACATGTTGGGCTTCACCCCCGAGAGGAAACGCTTGAGCGTGCTGTACAGTCCCGAGGGGCGGGAAGGCCTGTTCCTGGCTACCAAGGGTGCTCCGGAAACCGTTCTCCCCCTCGGCCGGTTGACGGCTGAAGAGGTCCGGCGGGTGGAAAAGGCCGTGCTGGAAATGAGCGGCAGGGCGATGCGCGTTCTTGCCTTGGCCCGCCGTGCCGTACCCCCGGGCGAGGGGCGCGAGGCGGCTCTCCTGGAAAGGGAGA containing:
- a CDS encoding zinc-ribbon domain containing protein is translated as MFENKILTCRDCGAEFVFTASEQEFYAEKGFSNEPGRCPDCRAARKQQRNSFGGGYDRGSREMFKAICAECGAETEVPFRPSGDRPVYCRDCFRQRNGR
- a CDS encoding ABC transporter ATP-binding protein, which translates into the protein MPETQDNVLMQLDRVTKSYTMGEVTVDALLETSLSVYRGEVLVILGPSGSGKSTLLNLMGGMDRPTGGSIRFLGKNLSEASDAGLTLYRRRELGFVFQFYNLIPDLTARENVELAANLVEAPLSAVEVLREVGLGDRLDHFPSQLSGGEQQRVSIARAAVKNPRLLLCDEPTGALDRSTGRLILGLLQRINRERGSTVVIVTHNTAIAAMAHRIARMSSGRVVEITVNEKPAPPESIEW
- a CDS encoding cation-transporting P-type ATPase; this encodes MSILTNIHHLRPEEVYISLRSSPEGLSADLVRERLAVRGRDPYIQSHFAFWAKKVVKQFSHFLAIVLWGAAVLCFGLERFQPGEGMLNLGWAIVLIVSVNGAFSFVQEFRAEKAARALKKILPLKARVVRSGTVAEVPVDDLVEGDVVLLREGDRVPADIRLVETDDLKVNNAVLTGESDVLLRTADASPAESIFDADNIVFSGTLILSGRGTGVVFAAGSRSRFGRVARLTTEITKGSTPLEKEIARASRTTTLIAACLAAVFFALGVAVKRPFLDNVLFAIGILVALIPEGLLPTVTLTLAAGSQRMARRHALVKELSSIETLGCTTVICVDKTGTITQNEMTVKEVWVPDNSEDARQRAYLVMGLANTVSPLWSEGGEMPGDPMEVALLRASSDYLKGSGDSPKTHLVDMLGFTPERKRLSVLYSPEGREGLFLATKGAPETVLPLGRLTAEEVRRVEKAVLEMSGRAMRVLALARRAVPPGEGREAALLEREMEFVGLVGLIDPIRPEVPEAVARCHTAGIRVMMITGDGAATARAIAAEAGLVPADGEPVTVLTGDIVDGMGSEELKNALRAKHVVFARMQPEHKLRVVTALQEKGEIVAMTGDGVNDAPALRKADIGIAMGLRGTDVARESANLVLLDDHFATIVNVIEEGRAVFANIRKFVTYILSSNIPELVPFLAHVLLRIPLPLSIIQIMAIDLGTDMLPALALGLEKPRPEMMNRPPRSRHEPLLTRGLLLRAYGFLGVIEAAAGMAGYFYVLHRGGWHWGQHLAQANVLYLQATTACLSAIVFAQVGNLFACRSAADSTFRIPLNNPAILWGLVWELGILALVACTGPGRALL